In the genome of Eggerthella sp. YY7918, one region contains:
- a CDS encoding protease inhibitor I42 family protein translates to MTVKKRVALVGMFMAALMLTMFGCTYTSTPRDGVVPADDAVALELADGQVSYSQGDMLVTLASNPTTGYGWTCAIEGEVVTSDIDEYLPTEELGEDKDSQAKAGAGGVHTFGFKAEGTGEATLTLTYARSWESNPDDKTIVIDVATTDGMFTHVEAKES, encoded by the coding sequence ATGACGGTGAAGAAACGTGTGGCGCTGGTCGGAATGTTCATGGCGGCGTTGATGCTGACCATGTTCGGATGTACGTACACTTCTACTCCGAGGGACGGGGTGGTTCCCGCCGACGATGCCGTTGCTCTGGAATTGGCCGATGGCCAGGTGTCGTACTCGCAGGGCGATATGCTGGTGACGCTTGCTTCTAACCCTACGACCGGATACGGGTGGACGTGCGCCATTGAGGGCGAGGTTGTGACCTCCGATATAGACGAATACCTTCCGACCGAGGAACTTGGCGAGGATAAGGACAGCCAAGCGAAGGCGGGTGCAGGCGGCGTGCATACCTTTGGTTTTAAAGCGGAAGGGACGGGCGAGGCTACTCTCACGCTCACCTATGCGCGCTCTTGGGAGTCGAATCCCGACGATAAGACCATCGTTATCGACGTGGCGACGACCGACGGCATGTTCACTCACGTGGAAGCCAAGGAGTCGTAG
- a CDS encoding UDP-glucose--hexose-1-phosphate uridylyltransferase, with protein sequence MAAVQLPEPEKVRTEFTRLMGSDPERAVAYLHELGTSSGYLDERAAARTIRWTGESAYGTLECSINLAKPEKDPRAIAAAAAVPVKNVATPQCDLCWENEGFPGTPDHPAKPGLRIAAIELGGERWGLQFSPYAYFPEHCIALSEEHRPMKIDAPCLGRLLDFAEQFPFYFIGSNADVPIVGGSILSHDHFQGGRHTFPLMKASVERPFSLPDEPTVRCGIVRWPASVVRLISADRRALARVAARVLDAWRAFTFVPCDIRAYTGDILHNTLNPIVHTTKEGLVMDLVLRNNRTDAAHPWGIFHPGEHLHHIKKENIGLIEIMGLAILPPRLARELPAVEGVLVEAARAGQALADLRERLLSDPLSAPHAEWAAEVFARREADLAQLRTRSQSFLHPVIQQEVTHLFATILETTGVFKRTPVGRAGWDAFLEVLGAQCA encoded by the coding sequence ATGGCTGCTGTGCAACTGCCTGAACCGGAGAAGGTTCGTACCGAGTTCACCCGCCTGATGGGGAGCGATCCCGAGCGCGCGGTCGCCTACCTGCACGAACTGGGTACGTCGAGCGGCTACCTGGACGAGCGAGCGGCCGCGCGCACCATCCGCTGGACAGGCGAGAGCGCATACGGCACGCTCGAATGCTCCATCAACCTGGCCAAGCCCGAAAAAGACCCCCGCGCCATCGCCGCCGCAGCCGCTGTGCCAGTCAAAAACGTCGCAACTCCCCAATGCGACCTTTGCTGGGAGAACGAAGGTTTTCCCGGAACTCCCGATCACCCTGCGAAGCCGGGCCTGCGTATCGCCGCCATCGAGCTCGGCGGCGAGCGCTGGGGCTTGCAGTTCTCTCCCTACGCCTATTTTCCCGAGCACTGCATCGCACTCTCGGAAGAGCACCGTCCCATGAAGATTGACGCGCCATGCCTGGGGCGGCTGCTCGACTTCGCCGAGCAGTTCCCGTTCTACTTCATCGGTTCGAACGCCGATGTGCCCATCGTGGGCGGCTCCATCCTCTCGCACGACCACTTTCAGGGTGGCCGCCACACGTTCCCTCTCATGAAGGCCTCGGTGGAGCGCCCATTCTCGCTGCCAGACGAGCCCACCGTACGCTGCGGCATCGTGCGTTGGCCCGCGTCGGTCGTACGCTTGATCTCTGCCGATCGCCGCGCCCTCGCGCGCGTTGCAGCCCGTGTACTCGACGCATGGCGCGCCTTCACCTTCGTGCCGTGTGACATTCGCGCATATACGGGCGATATCCTGCACAACACCCTGAACCCCATCGTGCACACAACGAAAGAAGGCCTGGTCATGGACCTTGTCCTGCGCAACAACCGCACGGATGCGGCGCACCCCTGGGGCATCTTCCACCCCGGCGAACACCTCCACCACATCAAGAAGGAAAACATCGGCCTCATCGAAATCATGGGCCTTGCCATTCTTCCGCCGCGTCTTGCTCGCGAGCTACCTGCGGTGGAGGGTGTGCTGGTCGAGGCTGCACGCGCCGGTCAAGCCCTCGCCGATTTGCGCGAGCGCCTCCTTTCCGACCCGCTTAGCGCGCCTCATGCCGAATGGGCCGCCGAGGTATTCGCTCGTCGTGAGGCTGATCTTGCCCAACTGCGCACTCGTTCTCAGTCTTTCCTTCATCCTGTCATTCAGCAAGAGGTTACGCATCTTTTTGCAACCATTCTTGAGACAACGGGAGTCTTTAAGCGTACTCCCGTCGGCCGCGCCGGTTGGGATGCGTTTCTTGAGGTTTTGGGTGCTCAGTGCGCCTGA
- a CDS encoding galactokinase family protein, whose translation MRCTSKETEQRLRGLFAAHFGETPGPFVLASAPGRVELAGNHTDHQGGRTLSAAIGQRAHALAAPNGSDAIRVFMDGFGEGIVRLAELDARARERGGSLALVRGMAAAYVQAGGELRGFDMVTCSDLPVGCGVSSSAAFEMLVGVTVRAVCEPTPKAAFDPVALALQGQWVEDVYFGKPTGAQDQLASACGGVVALDFADEVPRVEPVAFDLATCGYAAFLVDSRCDHSRHTDEFNAVPADMFAVARHFGRKRLEDVPYDAFLGQLADARSALGDRAVLRALHYFEETRRVQAQQHALEAGDFAEFLRLVRASGASSAQFLQNVSPRGDGSGADQPAAVVLALCASLLDGAGDGAGACRIHGGGFGGSVLAFVPNGRVAAFRARLDKLLGYEACLPVKISPQGACAERIV comes from the coding sequence ATGAGGTGCACGTCGAAGGAAACCGAGCAGCGCTTGCGTGGGCTGTTTGCGGCGCACTTCGGCGAGACGCCGGGTCCGTTTGTGCTGGCATCGGCGCCTGGACGTGTGGAGTTGGCGGGCAATCACACCGACCATCAGGGAGGACGCACGCTCTCGGCCGCCATCGGTCAGCGTGCGCATGCCTTGGCTGCGCCCAACGGCTCGGATGCCATCCGCGTGTTCATGGACGGGTTCGGCGAAGGGATTGTGCGTCTGGCCGAGCTGGACGCACGCGCCCGTGAACGTGGAGGGTCGCTTGCGCTTGTGCGCGGTATGGCGGCAGCCTACGTGCAGGCCGGCGGCGAGCTGCGTGGCTTTGATATGGTCACGTGTTCGGACCTTCCCGTCGGGTGCGGCGTGTCGTCGTCGGCCGCGTTTGAGATGCTGGTGGGTGTGACCGTGCGCGCGGTGTGCGAGCCGACGCCGAAGGCGGCGTTCGATCCGGTGGCGCTCGCGCTTCAGGGCCAGTGGGTGGAAGACGTGTACTTCGGCAAACCCACGGGCGCACAGGATCAGTTGGCCAGCGCGTGCGGGGGTGTGGTGGCGCTTGACTTTGCGGACGAGGTGCCACGGGTGGAACCGGTGGCGTTCGATCTTGCGACCTGCGGGTATGCGGCGTTTCTTGTCGATAGTCGCTGCGACCACTCGCGCCATACCGACGAGTTCAACGCCGTTCCCGCTGACATGTTTGCTGTCGCGCGGCACTTCGGACGCAAGCGGTTGGAGGATGTGCCCTATGACGCATTCCTCGGCCAGCTTGCGGACGCGCGCTCGGCGCTCGGCGACCGAGCAGTGCTGCGGGCGCTGCACTACTTCGAAGAGACGCGGCGCGTGCAAGCGCAACAGCACGCGCTCGAGGCGGGCGACTTCGCGGAATTCTTGCGGCTTGTGCGCGCGTCGGGTGCGTCGTCGGCGCAGTTTTTGCAGAACGTGTCGCCGCGCGGCGACGGGTCGGGTGCGGATCAGCCCGCGGCGGTGGTGCTGGCGCTGTGTGCGTCTTTGCTTGACGGCGCAGGCGACGGGGCGGGGGCATGCCGCATTCACGGCGGCGGCTTCGGCGGCAGCGTGCTCGCGTTTGTACCAAATGGACGGGTGGCGGCGTTTCGCGCACGGCTGGACAAACTGCTCGGCTACGAAGCGTGCTTGCCGGTGAAGATCAGCCCACAAGGTGCGTGCGCGGAACGGATCGTCTGA
- a CDS encoding glycoside hydrolase family 2 protein gives MLDVKRVLASAPRAPQKVELRELFTPWGERIAAGEERVALHPRPQFARESYVPLDGWWECAFVVCEDAANAWRHANAPELEAFDWRIRVPFSPEAPLSGVGRQLQPDELLWYRRTFETPAGERVLLHFEAVDWACACYVNGMRVGEHVGGYLPFAFDVTDALAADGENELVVCVFDPNDTGVQLRGKQRLGRGGIWYTAQSGIWQAVWLEAVPARRIEGLEIDAQADAERVELTVTVAGNDAANDPLPLVARVFEGNVEVACAQVGAAFGTHVLALDVPGPHLWSPDDPHLYDLELAYGDDRVTSYCAFRTVSVEADERGVPRVFLNHEPVFLRGVLDQGYWPDGLMTAPSDEALEYDIRTMKDLGFNLLRKHIKVEGGRFYYLCDKLGMLVWQDMVSGGGPLSSWHSSYKPTFFRSSWGRFADDTPSHREKLSAGSSAFRDEWSATCAGTVGLLKNHPCIVGWVLFNEGWGQFDARAATEMVRRLDSTRPIDAVSGWYDQRCGDFLSVHNYFRPLAVYPDAVRPSRAFVISEFGGLSFHLPEHSSLATSYGYGSFSDLAGFHAGVRAVLAQADALEVEGLAGFVYTQLSDVEEETNGLLTYDRRVCKLDGGCAKDAGRESA, from the coding sequence ATGCTGGACGTTAAGCGCGTACTGGCCAGCGCTCCGCGCGCGCCGCAAAAGGTCGAGCTGCGGGAGCTGTTCACGCCGTGGGGAGAGCGCATTGCTGCGGGCGAGGAACGCGTGGCGCTGCACCCGCGGCCGCAGTTCGCACGGGAGTCGTATGTGCCGCTCGACGGATGGTGGGAGTGCGCGTTCGTGGTGTGCGAGGACGCGGCAAACGCGTGGCGGCATGCGAACGCACCCGAGCTGGAGGCGTTCGACTGGCGCATCCGGGTGCCGTTTTCGCCCGAGGCGCCCCTTTCGGGCGTGGGCCGCCAGCTGCAGCCGGACGAGCTTCTGTGGTATCGCCGCACGTTTGAAACGCCTGCAGGCGAGCGCGTGCTGCTGCACTTCGAGGCTGTGGACTGGGCGTGCGCATGCTACGTGAACGGGATGCGTGTGGGCGAGCACGTGGGCGGCTACCTGCCGTTCGCATTCGACGTGACCGATGCGCTTGCGGCCGACGGGGAGAACGAACTGGTCGTGTGCGTGTTCGACCCGAACGATACCGGCGTGCAGCTGCGCGGGAAGCAGCGGCTCGGACGCGGCGGTATCTGGTACACGGCGCAGAGCGGTATCTGGCAGGCCGTGTGGCTGGAGGCCGTGCCCGCGCGTCGCATCGAGGGGCTTGAGATCGACGCGCAGGCGGACGCCGAGCGAGTGGAACTGACCGTGACGGTGGCGGGAAATGACGCTGCGAACGATCCGTTGCCGCTGGTGGCGCGTGTGTTTGAGGGCAACGTGGAGGTGGCATGCGCCCAGGTGGGCGCTGCATTCGGGACGCACGTGCTGGCGTTGGATGTGCCCGGCCCCCATCTTTGGAGTCCGGATGACCCGCACCTCTACGACTTGGAGCTTGCGTACGGCGATGACCGCGTGACAAGCTACTGCGCTTTCCGCACCGTGAGTGTGGAAGCGGACGAGCGCGGTGTTCCGCGCGTATTCCTCAACCACGAGCCGGTATTCCTGCGCGGGGTGCTTGACCAGGGGTACTGGCCTGACGGTCTTATGACGGCACCGTCGGACGAGGCACTGGAATACGACATCCGCACGATGAAAGACCTCGGCTTCAACCTGCTGCGCAAGCACATCAAGGTGGAGGGCGGGCGCTTCTACTATCTCTGCGACAAGCTGGGCATGCTGGTGTGGCAGGATATGGTGAGCGGGGGCGGGCCTCTCAGCTCGTGGCACTCAAGCTATAAACCGACGTTCTTCCGCAGCTCGTGGGGACGCTTTGCAGACGATACGCCGAGTCACCGCGAGAAGCTTTCGGCGGGTAGCAGCGCCTTCCGTGACGAATGGTCCGCCACGTGTGCGGGTACGGTAGGCCTGCTGAAGAATCATCCTTGCATTGTGGGATGGGTGCTGTTCAACGAGGGTTGGGGCCAGTTTGATGCGCGGGCGGCGACTGAGATGGTGCGCAGGCTTGACTCAACACGCCCCATCGATGCGGTAAGCGGGTGGTACGACCAACGCTGCGGCGATTTCCTGAGCGTGCACAACTACTTCCGGCCGCTCGCCGTGTATCCGGATGCGGTGCGGCCGTCGCGTGCGTTCGTCATCTCGGAGTTCGGGGGCTTGAGCTTCCATCTGCCCGAGCATAGTTCGCTGGCCACCTCCTACGGGTATGGGTCGTTTTCTGACCTAGCCGGGTTTCATGCGGGGGTGCGCGCCGTGCTGGCGCAGGCCGATGCGCTTGAAGTCGAGGGACTTGCGGGGTTCGTGTACACCCAGCTTTCGGATGTGGAGGAGGAGACGAACGGGCTTCTTACGTACGACCGGCGCGTATGTAAGCTGGATGGTGGGTGTGCAAAGGACGCTGGGAGGGAGAGCGCATGA
- a CDS encoding MFS transporter translates to MVEAGRDALTKRTWLLIVLLSFVGQVAWALENNFFNLFIQDVFAASLSDVALMVSASALTATATTLLVGAWSDRVGKRKVFIGVGTILWGASILVFAYLQTISLALAGSTAAAMAFGVTLTIVFDCVMTFFGSLANDSCFNAWVTDITTEKNRGKVEGVNSAMPLLAMLAVFGGAMFFMIVGPNGTVTYDYPLFFIIIGCAVMALGVLVLVLMRDSAPARAEERSYVASVLYGFRARAMRENRMLYLVLLSYLVFATALQVFMPYYVLYLRLPYILGESYVFVMAPGIVIAAVFTMLYGKRMDRRGFLHAVVVPLVLFIAGCTVLTLLTDMAGVFVGSVLMLSGYLGAVACFGAEVRNNTPAGYVGLFQGVRICMVVLVPMLVGPWIGSALSASSGAMGFGVVGDGFTPSSLVFLGGAVVAVLTFAVLALVRRERERTGHGEGSGHAGR, encoded by the coding sequence ATGGTTGAGGCCGGGCGAGATGCGCTCACCAAGCGCACGTGGCTGCTTATCGTGCTGCTGTCGTTTGTGGGGCAAGTAGCATGGGCGCTGGAGAACAACTTCTTCAACCTGTTCATCCAGGACGTGTTTGCGGCATCGCTCTCGGACGTGGCGCTTATGGTGTCGGCATCGGCGCTCACGGCAACGGCAACGACGCTTCTGGTGGGAGCCTGGTCCGACCGCGTCGGCAAACGCAAGGTGTTTATCGGCGTGGGCACCATCCTGTGGGGCGCGTCTATTCTTGTGTTCGCGTACCTGCAGACCATTTCGCTTGCACTGGCGGGCTCGACCGCTGCGGCAATGGCCTTCGGCGTAACGCTCACCATCGTGTTCGACTGCGTCATGACGTTTTTCGGCAGCTTGGCGAACGATTCGTGCTTCAACGCATGGGTGACCGACATTACCACTGAGAAGAACCGCGGCAAGGTTGAGGGCGTGAATTCCGCCATGCCGCTCTTGGCGATGCTTGCGGTATTCGGCGGCGCGATGTTCTTCATGATTGTGGGTCCGAATGGCACGGTAACCTACGACTACCCGCTGTTTTTCATCATTATCGGGTGCGCCGTGATGGCGCTTGGCGTGTTGGTGCTTGTGCTTATGAGGGACTCCGCGCCCGCTCGCGCGGAGGAACGCAGCTATGTGGCCAGCGTTCTCTACGGTTTTCGAGCGCGTGCCATGCGGGAGAATCGCATGCTCTACCTGGTGCTGCTCTCATATCTTGTATTCGCCACGGCGTTGCAGGTGTTCATGCCGTACTACGTGCTGTACCTGCGTCTTCCCTATATCTTAGGCGAAAGCTACGTGTTCGTAATGGCGCCGGGCATTGTTATTGCAGCGGTGTTTACCATGCTGTATGGCAAGCGGATGGATAGGCGCGGCTTCTTGCATGCGGTCGTGGTGCCGCTTGTGCTGTTTATTGCCGGCTGCACGGTGTTGACGCTTCTCACGGATATGGCGGGCGTGTTCGTGGGGTCGGTGCTGATGCTGAGCGGATATCTGGGCGCAGTTGCCTGCTTCGGTGCGGAGGTGCGCAACAACACTCCCGCAGGATATGTGGGGCTGTTTCAGGGTGTGCGCATCTGCATGGTGGTGCTGGTTCCCATGCTGGTGGGGCCGTGGATCGGTTCGGCGCTCAGCGCATCGTCGGGGGCGATGGGCTTTGGCGTGGTGGGCGACGGGTTCACGCCGTCGTCGCTCGTATTTTTGGGCGGAGCCGTGGTGGCCGTGCTGACGTTCGCGGTGCTCGCGCTGGTGCGGCGGGAACGCGAGCGTACCGGGCATGGGGAAGGGAGCGGTCATGCTGGACGTTAA
- a CDS encoding FN3 associated domain-containing protein, with the protein MGSLTVRKLYTLMTCALMGLALAGAFVLLEAKPAYADDVTLTYYAETGTVVGPDDGSWEYNTDPGNSSLKLKKGATLFTIQAVDANGDLILLPDAIQVIVESGSTIANTGKGIAGEVLCNGSAIKDGLFLGPVTNGHGNPSTISGGEFEGPVDNKDHSVISGGTFNGPVTNRLSSTISDGTFNGSVNNYAPRPRVLLETELGGTIEGGTFNGLVVNGAPVPIDNNPSYYLTDPVGTITDGTFNGPVDNGHGTISGGTFNKKVTNGYVEWYFSLDQAGKKTLLTGLINGGTFGATVDNRRFSSIEVGTFNNKVINRLGGSVLGSIGGSFTYEQWVTVHANNLGTNPGLVSDEEGNTYIAVPGTPGSASDVVFELAANVTGFGKPLSASDVRISRWDDKNTRHDTGLSYDLTANKVTIPAATFNTAGEIVVEAWGVPTSPAIAHGGWVVQPGSATDGDELVALTAEAEGVELYYTTDGTDPRKATSPNELSSSAKRYEGVFAVPRGTTTTIKAVAVKTYDGGVQRIGVPTEQSFTPAIYALATEGFPWVKGVANHADAKLIVTGNALDRASLAVFVDGALVDATHYTVVMSMPGRAVITFKPAFMDGLADGAHIAQVTFADGSASANFSVRDSRKLASTGDAATPLVVTSAAALASALICGGAAFTLARRRS; encoded by the coding sequence ATGGGTTCTTTGACCGTCCGAAAGCTGTATACCCTGATGACATGCGCGTTGATGGGCCTTGCGCTCGCAGGCGCGTTTGTGCTGCTGGAAGCAAAGCCTGCGTATGCAGACGACGTTACGCTTACGTATTACGCGGAGACGGGCACGGTTGTTGGGCCTGACGACGGAAGTTGGGAATACAATACAGATCCAGGGAATTCCAGTCTCAAGCTGAAGAAGGGCGCCACCCTATTTACCATACAGGCAGTGGATGCCAATGGCGATCTCATACTCCTTCCTGATGCCATACAAGTGATTGTCGAGAGCGGATCGACCATCGCTAACACGGGCAAGGGCATCGCTGGTGAGGTGCTGTGCAATGGAAGCGCTATCAAAGATGGTCTTTTCCTAGGACCGGTGACGAATGGACACGGCAACCCGAGTACTATCTCTGGCGGCGAGTTCGAGGGGCCGGTCGACAACAAGGACCATTCCGTCATCAGCGGTGGCACCTTTAACGGCCCGGTGACGAATCGGCTTAGCTCTACCATCTCGGACGGCACGTTCAATGGGTCCGTCAACAACTATGCTCCTCGCCCCAGAGTGTTACTTGAGACTGAACTGGGCGGTACCATCGAGGGCGGTACGTTCAACGGTCTGGTGGTCAATGGGGCCCCTGTCCCCATTGACAATAACCCGAGTTACTATCTGACGGATCCCGTGGGAACCATCACGGACGGCACGTTCAACGGCCCGGTAGACAACGGCCACGGCACCATTAGTGGTGGCACGTTCAATAAAAAAGTGACGAACGGCTACGTGGAATGGTACTTCTCGCTTGACCAAGCTGGCAAAAAGACTCTTCTCACGGGTCTCATCAACGGCGGCACCTTTGGCGCCACGGTGGACAATCGGCGTTTTAGCTCCATCGAGGTCGGCACCTTCAACAACAAGGTGATCAATCGCTTGGGCGGCAGCGTCCTCGGGTCCATCGGCGGATCTTTCACGTATGAGCAGTGGGTGACCGTCCACGCGAACAACCTGGGGACGAATCCGGGGTTGGTGAGCGACGAGGAGGGCAACACCTACATCGCTGTCCCGGGTACCCCGGGTAGTGCGTCCGACGTGGTCTTCGAACTTGCGGCGAATGTCACAGGATTCGGCAAACCTTTAAGCGCGTCAGACGTTCGGATCAGCAGGTGGGATGACAAAAACACTCGTCATGATACGGGTCTTTCGTACGATCTCACCGCAAACAAAGTGACCATTCCCGCTGCGACCTTTAACACGGCGGGGGAGATCGTGGTCGAGGCGTGGGGCGTACCCACGTCGCCCGCTATCGCGCACGGGGGCTGGGTGGTGCAGCCGGGAAGTGCGACTGACGGCGACGAGTTGGTAGCGCTGACGGCGGAGGCCGAGGGTGTGGAGCTGTACTATACGACCGATGGGACCGACCCGCGCAAAGCCACATCCCCCAACGAGCTGAGCAGCTCGGCCAAGCGCTACGAGGGCGTTTTCGCGGTGCCGCGCGGCACAACAACCACCATCAAGGCCGTGGCCGTCAAAACGTACGACGGCGGCGTGCAGCGCATCGGCGTGCCGACCGAGCAGAGCTTCACGCCGGCGATTTATGCGCTGGCGACTGAAGGATTTCCCTGGGTGAAGGGGGTGGCGAACCACGCCGACGCGAAGCTTATCGTCACCGGAAACGCGCTTGATCGGGCATCGCTTGCGGTGTTTGTCGACGGCGCTTTGGTGGACGCGACCCACTATACCGTGGTCATGTCTATGCCGGGCAGAGCTGTCATCACGTTCAAACCAGCGTTCATGGATGGCCTTGCTGACGGCGCTCATATCGCGCAGGTGACGTTCGCCGACGGCTCGGCATCGGCGAACTTCTCGGTGAGGGACAGCCGTAAGCTTGCTTCTACGGGCGATGCTGCAACGCCGCTTGTTGTCACATCTGCGGCTGCGCTTGCGAGTGCGCTTATCTGCGGCGGAGCCGCCTTTACCCTCGCAAGGAGACGCTCATAG
- a CDS encoding response regulator transcription factor: MAETGTILLVEDDLDVLRTNRRILEREGYTVLCADTLQAARACLGNGRPDALVIDILMPDGSGLDFCTEIRAATPAPILFLTALDEKSEIIEGLVAGGSDYITKPYDVDEFLARVKAQLRLAALNRTASDRRLVRGPLVLDLLAQRAYLGGRDLLLTHKEYALLLLLMRNEGQTIPAELLYQAVWHLPMAGESRSLRKHVSTVRRKLEDGNSGYTIHSVYGKGYRFGRGE, from the coding sequence ATGGCTGAAACGGGAACCATCCTTCTGGTGGAGGACGACCTTGACGTGCTGCGCACCAACCGCCGCATCCTCGAGCGCGAAGGTTACACGGTGCTCTGCGCCGACACGCTGCAAGCGGCGCGTGCGTGCCTCGGCAACGGAAGGCCCGATGCGCTCGTGATCGACATTCTCATGCCGGACGGAAGCGGGCTCGACTTCTGCACGGAGATTCGCGCCGCCACGCCCGCGCCCATCCTGTTCCTGACCGCGCTCGACGAGAAAAGCGAGATCATCGAGGGCCTGGTGGCAGGCGGCAGCGACTACATCACCAAGCCCTACGACGTGGACGAGTTCCTCGCGCGTGTGAAGGCGCAGCTGCGCCTGGCCGCCCTGAACCGGACGGCTTCCGATCGGAGGCTTGTCCGCGGCCCGCTCGTGCTGGACCTGCTTGCGCAGCGCGCCTACCTGGGCGGGCGCGATCTGCTGCTCACGCACAAGGAATACGCTCTGCTGCTTCTACTTATGCGTAACGAAGGGCAAACCATTCCTGCCGAATTGCTCTACCAGGCGGTGTGGCACCTACCCATGGCGGGCGAGAGCCGCTCGCTGAGAAAGCACGTGTCCACGGTGCGCCGGAAGCTCGAAGACGGCAATAGCGGCTATACCATCCACTCCGTCTACGGAAAAGGCTACCGCTTCGGTCGCGGGGAGTAA